A window of Candidatus Eisenbacteria bacterium genomic DNA:
AGGTGGGCGAGCGCGGCCGCCCGTCCGCGGCGCGGGCGCGACGGGCGGGGTCTTCGTCTCGGCCAGGTAGTTGTCGAGATGCTCGTCGAGGATGCGCTCGACCTCGCCGATCGTGTTCGGGTTCGACTGGCAGGAATGCGGCGAGCGTACGACGAACTCGGACTCGACGCCGTCGATGTGGGCGCTGTCGTACTCGACGACGCCGTCGTTCTTCCCCTGCGGCGGCCCTTCGGCGTCGACGGAGATGATCGAGTGGGCCGTGACGTCGGGCGCGATCGGGAGCTGCGAGAGCGTCTTCACGAACGGGTTCCCCGGCGTCATGTTGTCCACCGCCGTCGGGGCGCCGCGCAGGCCTTCGACCGCGAGCGCATCCTTGTTGAGCGTCGTCACCTCGGTCACGACGCGCGTCACGTCGAGGGGCGCGTTGATGAGCCGCGCGGCCTGGTGCGCGAGCCAGCTTCCGGCGACGTAGCTTCCCCGGTGCGGCGTCGAGACGAAGATGACCCGGCGCACGAACGGCAGCACCTCGAAGAACGCGGCACGCCGCAGGAGATCGCGCATCTCCGGGCTGACGTTGAGCTCGTCGATGGGCTTCTTGCTGATGTTCCGCCAGAACGCGTCTCCCGAGTCGACGACCATCGCCTTGGTGAGCAGCCCGCCCTGGCTGTGGCCGATGACGACCATGTCGCGCAGGGCGGGGTCGCGACCCTCGGGGTCGAGCTTCTTCACCGCGTTCTGCAGCGATTCCCGGAGCAGCATCGCGGAGTAGATGATCGGGTTGCCGGTCTCGTAGGAGAAGAACCAGAACTGGTAGTGGTCGTGGATGCGCGGATCGTTGTCGAGCTCGTTGTACATCTGCGCCCATCGCATCGCGCTCGATCCCGTCCCGTGGACGAAGACGACCGGAATGAGGCCGGGGCGATACGGTCGCGT
This region includes:
- a CDS encoding alpha/beta hydrolase produces the protein TRPYRPGLIPVVFVHGTGSSAMRWAQMYNELDNDPRIHDHYQFWFFSYETGNPIIYSAMLLRESLQNAVKKLDPEGRDPALRDMVVIGHSQGGLLTKAMVVDSGDAFWRNISKKPIDELNVSPEMRDLLRRAAFFEVLPFVRRVIFVSTPHRGSYVAGSWLAHQAARLINAPLDVTRVVTEVTTLNKDALAVEGLRGAPTAVDNMTPGNPFVKTLSQLPIAPDVTAHSIISVDAEGPPQGKNDGVVEYDSAHIDGVESEFVVRSPHSCQSNPNTIGEVERILDEHLDNYLAETKTPPVAPAPRTGGRARPPRHVAPVAAPSPS